One Artemia franciscana chromosome 7, ASM3288406v1, whole genome shotgun sequence DNA segment encodes these proteins:
- the LOC136029700 gene encoding homeobox protein Wariai-like → MIHPTWDEQFAMYIAKKCSQKEHTRNLLFLALNLSEITVNSHAKEMFFRSELFSALKNNNPQQCEDILNKATSENITTDLNKSDNNLPTYLQFACEAGLNNVAKFLLDHGARPDVTSIAKPVKPIILACEASNGELIQLLIEYGANISDACSDTQETVLHVIAKRLLTEPEKFFDSLKIILKYQNDNFNINAQDINGDTALNLAAITGYEEAILLLLHNGADIRIANNEGISPLYSIHPSIFKTFFDECITSNQQRPTASFDRSSVRDVEGNVIISVFYQLMFCTGLDGSPDSLVRASSSSATVVHTKAMSTVKLQSLRTLSPNCSLM, encoded by the exons ATGATACATCCCACATGGGACGAACAGTTTGCCATGTACATCGCAAAGAAGTGTTCACAGAAG gagcacACACGGAATCTTCTGTTTCTTGCTTTGAATCTTAGCGAAATTACTGTTAACAGTCACGCAAAAGAAATGTTCTTTCGATCAGAATTgtttagtgctttaaaaaacaataatccACAGCAATGTGAAGACATTTTGAATAAAGCTACTTCTGAAAACATAACAACCGACTTGAATAAAAGTGACAACAACTTGCCAACTTATCTCCAGTTTGCTTGTGAAGCCGGTCTTAACAATGTGGCAAAGTTTCTTCTAGATCATGGTGCTAGACCAGATGTCACTAGCATTGCTAAGCCAGTGAAGCCAATAATTTTGGCATGTGAGGCTAGTAATGGTGAATTAATTCAACTTTTGATAGAATATGGTGCAAACATTTCTGATGCATGTTCAGATACTCAAGAAACGGTCCTTCATGTTATTGCTAAGAGACTCTTAACAGAAcctgaaaagttttttgattCTCTAAAGATCATACTAAAATATCAAAACgacaattttaatatcaatgcTCAAGATATTAATGGAGATACAGCACTGAATTTGGCTGCAATAACTGGATATGAAGAAGCTATTTTGCTGTTATTACACAACGGAGCAGATATAAGAATAGCAAATAATGAAGGGATTTCGCCATTGTATAGCATACATCCAAGCatatttaagacttttttcgATGAATGCATTACCAGTAACCAGCAAAGGCCAACAGCAAG CTTTGATAGGTCTAGTGTCCGTGATGTTGAAGGGAATGTCATTATCTCAGTGTTTTACCAGCTGATGTTCTGTACCGGTTTAGATGGCTCTCCCGACAGTTTGGTAAGGGCTTCTTCGAGTTCAGCTACAGTGGTGCATACCAAAGCGATGTCAACTGTGAAGTTGCAATCACTTAGGACTCTGTCGCCAAACTGCAGTCTAATGTGA